Proteins encoded within one genomic window of Pongo pygmaeus isolate AG05252 chromosome 6, NHGRI_mPonPyg2-v2.0_pri, whole genome shotgun sequence:
- the GIMAP1 gene encoding GTPase IMAP family member 1, translating to MGGRKMATDEENVYGLEENTQSRQESTRRLILVGRTGAGKSATGNSILGQRRFLSRLGATSVTRACTTGSRTWDKCHVEVVDTPDIFSSQVSKTDPGCEERGHCYLLSAPGPHALLLVTQLGRFTTQDQQAVRQVRDMFGEDVLKWMIIVFTRKEDLAGGSLHDYVSNTENRALRELVAECGGRVCAFDNRATGREQEAQVEQLLGMVEGMVREHRGAHYSNEVYELAQELSWAVPEERLRRLAERVAARVRRRPWGAWLSAGLWKWLKPPRSWRLGLALLLGGALLFWVLLHWRWSEAVEEVGPD from the exons ATGGGAGGAAGGAAGATGGcgacagatgaagaaaatgtctaTG GTTTAGAAGAGAACACTCAGTCCCGGCAGGAGTCCACGCGGAGGCTCATCCTTGTTGGGAGAACAGGGGCCGGGAAGAGCGCCACTGGGAACAGCATCCTGGGCCAGAGACGGTTCCTCTCCAGGCTGGGGGCCACGTCTGTGACCAGGGCCTGCACCACGGGCAGCCGCACGTGGGACAAGTGCCACGTGGAAGTCGTGGACACTCCGGACATTTTCAGCTCCCAAGTGTCCAAGACAGATCCTGGCTGTGAGGAGAGAGGTCACTGCTACCTACTCTCGGCCCCCGGACCCCACGCGCTGCTCCTGGTGACCCAGTTGGGCCGGTTCACCACCCAGGACCAGCAGGCAGTGAGGCAGGTGAGGGACATGTTCGGTGAGGACGTCCTAAAATGGATGATCATCGTCTTCACCAGGAAGGAGGACCTGGCCGGGGGCTCCCTGCACGATTACGTGAGCAACACAGAGAACCGGGCCTTGCGCGAGCTGGTGGCCGAGTGCGGGGGCCGGGTCTGTGCCTTTGACAACCGGGCCACCGGCCGGGAGCAGGAAGCCCAGGTGGAGCAGCTGCTGGGGATGGTGGAGGGCATGGTGCGGGAGCACAGGGGCGCCCATTACTCCAATGAGGTGTACGAGTTGGCGCAGGAGCTGAGCTGGGCAGTCCCCGAGGAGCGGCTCCGGAGGTTGGCGGAGCGCGTGGCCGCCAGGGTGCGTAGGAGGCCGTGGGGCGCCTGGCTGTCGGCCGGGCTGTGGAAGTGGCTGAAGccccccaggagctggaggctgggcCTGGCCCTGCTGCTGGGGGGCGCGCTCCTGTTCTGGGTGCTGCTCCACTGGCGCTGGTCGGAGGCTGTTGAGGAGGTCGGGCCTGACTGA